From a single Bacillus pseudomycoides DSM 12442 genomic region:
- the pheA gene encoding prephenate dehydratase yields the protein MIRVGYLGPEATFTNMAVSRFFPEAEHVPYRTIPDCMDAAANGNVDFAVVPLENAIEGSVNITVDYLVHEQPLFIVGEITVPIQQHLLVHPDYEEVWKEVYAVHSHPHAIAQCHRFLNEELKGVTVRDMTSTSAAAQYVKEHPEERIAAIANEAAAEKYDLAIVQRNIHTHKNNHTRFLVLHKKQRALLPKNGENRGEKTTLMITLPADYAGALYQVLSAFAWRKLNLSKIESRPMKTGLGNYFFLIDVDKAYDDVLLPGVTMELEALGFSVTVLGSYSSYWL from the coding sequence ATGATTCGAGTTGGCTATTTAGGACCAGAAGCAACATTTACAAATATGGCGGTGAGTCGTTTTTTTCCGGAGGCAGAGCATGTGCCATATCGCACGATTCCTGATTGTATGGATGCTGCAGCAAATGGAAATGTAGACTTTGCAGTTGTACCGTTAGAGAATGCGATTGAAGGTTCTGTTAATATTACTGTTGATTATCTTGTGCATGAGCAGCCGCTCTTCATTGTAGGAGAAATTACAGTGCCTATTCAGCAACATTTACTTGTGCATCCAGATTATGAAGAGGTGTGGAAAGAAGTATATGCAGTTCATTCTCATCCGCATGCGATTGCGCAATGTCATAGGTTTTTAAATGAAGAATTAAAAGGTGTAACGGTTCGGGATATGACTTCCACAAGTGCAGCGGCGCAATATGTGAAAGAACATCCGGAAGAACGGATCGCTGCAATTGCAAATGAAGCGGCAGCAGAGAAGTATGATTTAGCAATTGTGCAGCGTAATATTCATACGCATAAAAATAACCATACACGTTTCCTCGTGTTACATAAAAAACAGCGGGCACTACTACCGAAAAACGGTGAGAACCGCGGGGAGAAAACGACACTTATGATAACGTTACCTGCTGATTATGCAGGAGCACTTTATCAAGTATTATCAGCTTTCGCATGGAGAAAATTAAATTTATCGAAAATCGAATCTCGTCCAATGAAAACGGGACTTGGTAATTACTTTTTCTTAATTGATGTGGATAAGGCATATGATGATGTGTTGTTGCCAGGAGTAACCATGGAGCTTGAGGCACTTGGTTTTTCTGTGACGGTGCTGGGGAGTTATTCGTCTTATTGGTTGTAA
- a CDS encoding ABC transporter permease — MNVRQLAIQNIRGNWRSYKAFVLSSSFSVAVFYMYTSFVHHPEVVHSNVHIGIRSGLQGCSYLILMFSALFMLGSNATFLDARKKELGLLKLMGSTNARISILLFLEQAVVGLVSTCIGIGVGMLFSNLFLMTLSVLLDLENRIYFIFQIKPFLITVVVYAILFFSLALFGLWNVRRLEIVDLLLDKRKGRRVFKVGKWRFGLGIILLLCGYTFAVKVTLGELFLYFYPILSTVIIGTYFLFTQGSLFVLKGLQKQKNIYYTYPNLFVLRSLEHKLKDHAKFLFSISILTATVITATGTAYAYFSDLPKSAMFSFPHEISYTEKGIESHEVISPDELLVLFEKYGYENVEKVQFIGLPGKFITTHDGRLFPITVISQTDYNKEAKKQGKSMVNNKKGYGTFINPMAFDGQDVYNKEIFYFQMLGVPYQIKLHESKSDMVFNGDGAGHHNQLLVVRDEQFKQWESVIPNHEKYVYYGYNIPNWQEQKKFALEVRGKVSPDYSSSMRNKISIYIQFKEGGAVLLFIGSFISILFFLATCSMTYFKWFSDIEQDRKEYQSLMKIGMEKGEIKRIVRRQMGSLFFIPIVVGIVHSIFAFYALSNLMEMNVLFTSIKIIGIYCAATAIYFFFAQKEYMKHID, encoded by the coding sequence ATGAATGTCAGGCAGCTAGCGATACAAAATATAAGGGGGAATTGGCGGAGTTATAAAGCATTTGTATTAAGTAGCTCTTTTTCTGTAGCAGTTTTTTATATGTATACATCTTTTGTTCATCATCCGGAAGTTGTACACAGTAATGTCCACATTGGAATTCGATCAGGTTTACAAGGGTGTAGTTATCTTATTCTTATGTTCTCGGCACTGTTTATGTTAGGTTCTAATGCTACTTTTCTTGATGCGAGAAAGAAAGAATTAGGATTGCTTAAATTAATGGGATCTACAAATGCTAGAATCTCAATTCTACTATTCTTAGAACAGGCTGTAGTGGGCTTGGTATCAACTTGTATTGGGATTGGGGTTGGGATGTTATTTTCAAATTTATTTTTAATGACATTAAGTGTACTCTTAGATTTAGAGAATAGGATTTATTTCATCTTTCAAATAAAACCATTCTTGATTACCGTTGTTGTATATGCAATTCTGTTTTTTTCTTTAGCACTATTTGGTTTGTGGAATGTGCGGAGGTTAGAAATTGTTGATTTATTATTGGATAAGAGGAAAGGACGTAGAGTTTTTAAAGTAGGGAAATGGCGATTTGGTTTAGGGATTATTTTACTTTTATGTGGATATACCTTTGCGGTAAAAGTAACGCTAGGAGAGTTATTTCTCTACTTTTATCCAATCCTTAGTACTGTAATTATAGGAACTTATTTTTTATTTACTCAAGGCAGTTTATTTGTTTTGAAAGGACTTCAAAAACAGAAGAATATCTATTATACATATCCAAATCTATTTGTGCTTCGCAGCCTTGAGCATAAATTGAAAGATCATGCGAAGTTTTTATTTTCCATTTCTATTTTGACAGCAACAGTTATTACAGCAACAGGAACTGCATATGCATATTTTTCTGACCTTCCCAAAAGCGCTATGTTTTCATTTCCTCATGAAATTTCCTATACAGAAAAAGGAATAGAATCTCATGAAGTGATTTCTCCCGATGAGCTCTTAGTACTATTTGAAAAATATGGTTATGAAAATGTAGAGAAAGTACAGTTTATCGGATTACCAGGAAAGTTTATTACAACACATGACGGACGTCTGTTTCCGATTACAGTTATTTCACAAACGGATTATAACAAAGAAGCAAAGAAGCAAGGAAAAAGCATGGTAAACAATAAAAAAGGTTATGGCACATTTATAAACCCAATGGCTTTTGATGGTCAGGATGTGTATAACAAGGAAATATTCTATTTTCAAATGTTAGGAGTACCATATCAAATTAAATTGCATGAATCTAAATCAGATATGGTTTTTAATGGAGATGGCGCTGGGCACCATAATCAATTATTAGTTGTACGGGATGAACAGTTTAAACAATGGGAAAGTGTCATTCCTAATCATGAAAAATATGTATATTATGGTTATAATATTCCAAATTGGCAGGAGCAAAAAAAATTCGCGTTAGAAGTGAGGGGAAAAGTGTCTCCAGATTATTCTTCTTCGATGAGAAATAAGATCAGTATATATATCCAATTTAAGGAAGGGGGAGCAGTGTTATTATTTATCGGATCATTTATTAGTATTCTCTTTTTCTTAGCAACTTGCAGTATGACATATTTTAAATGGTTTTCAGATATTGAGCAGGATCGTAAAGAGTATCAGTCTTTAATGAAAATAGGGATGGAGAAAGGAGAAATAAAACGGATTGTTAGACGGCAAATGGGGAGTTTATTTTTTATTCCTATTGTGGTCGGTATAGTGCATAGTATATTTGCTTTCTATGCATTGAGTAATTTAATGGAAATGAATGTGTTATTTACAAGTATAAAGATCATCGGTATATATTGTGCAGCAACAGCTATCTATTTCTTCTTCGCTCAAAAAGAATATATGAAACATATAGACTAG